GGCCTTTCCCGCTCATCCCCAGAGGTTTGGATGCTGTGTTCATTCCATTTTGTAGTGGAGGGAAACcctgttcctctttttcttctctggcaCTTTCTATTCTGGCTGCTGAGACACCATGCCGTAAATTAGGTGGTTTATAACAGCAGacatttctttctcatggttctggaaacTGAAGTCCAATATCAAGGCATCAGCAGATTCTCCGTGGCTGGTGAGAACCTGCTTCTTGGTTTCTAGCTGACCATCTTTTCTCCGTGCCCTTACGTGGCAGGAACGGGGAGAGTGGTCTCCACACCCATGATCTCATCCCCTCCCAAAGGCATTATCCAATACCATTATCTTGGGGGTTAGGGTTCGACAGAGGAATTGTGGACATTGGGGCTGTAGCGCTGTTTCCCTAAAcctccatcctcccacctccctgacGCTCTGCCCCCAGGACAGCGGCAGGACTGCAGGCTGCGCTGGCAAGGAGGCCCAGCACTGGGCCGCTCCTTCGTGCATGGACCGGAGCTGGACAACGGGCAGCTGCATGTCCAGCGCAGTGGCATCTATAGGCTGCACATCCAAGTGACACTGGCCAACTGTTCCTCCTCCCTATGGGCCACCACGCCCCACAGGGCCACCCTGACGGTGGGCATCTGCTCCCCAGCAGCTCGCAGCATCAGCCTGCTGCGCCTCAACTTTCACGGAGGTTGTGTGGTCACCTCCCAGCGCCTGACACCATTGGGTCGAGGAGACACTCTCTGCACCAACCTCACCCTGCCTCTGCTGCCATCCCCAAATGCCGATGAGACCTTTTTTGGGGTTCAGTGGGTCCACCC
This window of the Canis lupus dingo isolate Sandy chromosome 20, ASM325472v2, whole genome shotgun sequence genome carries:
- the CD70 gene encoding CD70 antigen, which produces MQRRLKTTMAEEGSGCPVPRLPWASVLRVALPLFLAGAVIYCFLCTQRLAQQRQLESPGWDMAELQLNHTGQRQDCRLRWQGGPALGRSFVHGPELDNGQLHVQRSGIYRLHIQVTLANCSSSLWATTPHRATLTVGICSPAARSISLLRLNFHGGCVVTSQRLTPLGRGDTLCTNLTLPLLPSPNADETFFGVQWVHP